A single window of Huiozyma naganishii CBS 8797 chromosome 10, complete genome DNA harbors:
- the RNY1 gene encoding ribonuclease T2 (similar to Saccharomyces cerevisiae RNY1 (YPL123C); ancestral locus Anc_8.621): MILPSTSQLWSAVFGAVTSNGLTSTAPQCPLKMPLTCHNSTAINDQCCFEYPGGIFVQTQFWNYSPSRSNLNETELIGELGPLDSFTIHGLWPDNCMGAYEQFCKKDMFIDDVYHLLHSKNFSKGPELYSDLDLYWKSNVVGNDESLWIHEFNKHGSCIRNIRPECYARWEDLQESTRGSSEAVRKQRAVFDYFNATVELFKKLNSYKILEDDGIVPSSNKTYSKLEIMNALQKGFDDKEVFINCNSQNELQEVWYFHLLNGSFLDQKFVPTDSLHNPPYSRCKETGIKYFPKGYTPDNDRDPSLPPWKRTRRGTLRAVIDTQDSGFLIRNGHWMKKGTPANFELLPSPFGNFNLKSKGGYCSLSPKTFQLECKKRNEKNAAQFEYDDEKQLLGYSGTYEWGAKRNPTGRGQVPVFHVDDDTSDLMKYKFHLKFNQV; the protein is encoded by the coding sequence ATGATACTTCCCTCGACCTCCCAGTTGTGGTCGGCTGTATTTGGTGCAGTTACTTCAAATGGATTGACCAGTACTGCTCCACAATGCCCCCTAAAGATGCCGTTAACATGCCACAACTCCACAGCGATAAACGATCAGTGCTGTTTCGAATACCCTGGTGGTATTTTTGTGCAGACGCAGTTTTGGAACTACTCGCCGTCGAGATCAAACCTGAATGAGACTGAACTCATTGGAGAACTTGGTCCCCTGGACTCATTTACCATCCACGGATTGTGGCCAGATAACTGTATGGGTGCTTATGAACAGTTTTGCAAGAAGGATATGTTTATCGATGATGTCTATCATCTTTTGCATTCGAAGAACTTTTCTAAAGGGCCGGAACTCTACAGTGACCTTGATTTATATTGGAAAAGTAATGTCGTTGGGAACGACGAGTCCTTGTGGATACACGAATTTAATAAACACGGTTCTTGTATTCGTAACATCAGGCCTGAGTGCTATGCAAGATGGGAAGATTTACAGGAGAGCACAAGGGGTAGTTCTGAGGCCGTGAGGAAACAGCGTGCTGTATTCGACTATTTTAATGCGACGGTGGaattgttcaagaaactgaactCGTATAAGATCTTGGAGGACGATGGTATTGTCCCATCCAGCAACAAGACATACTCCAAGCTGGAAATCATGAATGCGCTTCAGAAGGGATTTGATGATAAGGAGGTTTTCATTAATTGTAACAGTCAAAATGAACTACAAGAAGTCTGGTACTTCCATTTATTGAATGGGTCCTTCTTAGACCAGAAATTTGTCCCCACAGATTCGTTGCACAACCCACCTTATTCGAGATGCAAGGAAACGGGGATTAAATACTTCCCCAAGGGTTACACACCAGATAATGACCGCGACCCATCTCTACCACCTTGGAAAAGGACGAGACGGGGCACGTTGAGGGCAGTCATTGATACTCAAGATTCCGGATTTTTGATCAGAAACGGGCATTGGATGAAGAAGGGGACACCTGCcaattttgaacttttACCTTCTCCCTTTGGtaacttcaatttgaaatcTAAGGGTGGGTATTGTTCGCTTTCACCAAAGACGTTCCAGCTAGAGTGCAAGAAAAGGAATGAGAAGAATGCCGCACAGTTTGAATATGACGACGAGAAGCAGTTGCTGGGTTACTCTGGGACATATGAGTGGGGGGCGAAGCGGAATCCCACAGGGCGCGGCCAGGTCCCTGTATTTCatgtcgacgacgacacGTCTGACTTGATGAAGTACAAGTTTCATCTGAAGTTCAATCAGGTTTAG
- the KNAG0J01400 gene encoding uncharacterized protein (similar to Saccharomyces cerevisiae SPC29 (YPL124W); ancestral locus Anc_8.622), with amino-acid sequence MEGDREGYSFFVRTFFSRPETDDTINNFKRDYMESMKKLNMVLNTSRNGSPMRGTTGPKKVKEVDELNIRSPPRIPNERVQSNRKLDDNDNVRLQFKTREPNSRISSTSTLGPSDEQIHVLIDEMKELRETLYRQQTQLQALKVDLKQERQKTSFLQYKVDRLESGSRTVPQNGFPPRDRPVSSSYLPSSAGHSAPAMFANDDLEINHRANSDSYYDMKLRERLRNSFLNEKYKNPLYDNRPRNVFASPTYINNDHFPNERQPSSRENLRYTSSYRLPSPPPVSYSRAVEEESTSNLLSMS; translated from the coding sequence ATGGAAGGTGACAGAGAGGGATACAGTTTTTTCGTAAGAACTTTTTTCAGTCGCCCGGAAACTGATGACACTATAAACAACTTCAAGAGAGACTACATGGAGTCCATGAAGAAGCTCAACATGGTTTTAAACACGTCCAGAAACGGGTCGCCCATGCGAGGGACCACTGGTCCGAAGAAAGTCAAGGAGGTTGATGAATTGAACATTAGGTCACCGCCAAGAATCCCCAATGAAAGGGTGCAGAGCAATCGGAAATTAGATGACAACGATAATGTCAGGTTGCAGTTCAAAACAAGGGAACCAAACTCCAGAATATCTTCCACCTCTACGCTGGGCCCCAGTGATGAACAGATACACGTGCTAATCGACGAGATGAAGGAGTTGAGGGAGACGCTATATCGGCAACAAACTCAGTTGCAAGCACTGAAAGTTGACTTGAAACAAGAGAGACAAAAAACGTCGTTCTTGCAATATAAAGTGGACCGTCTAGAATCCGGTAGTAGGACAGTGCCACAGAATGGGTTCCCACCAAGGGACAGACCAGTGTCGTCCTCGTATCTCCCATCAAGTGCGGGTCATTCGGCCCCCGCTATGTTCGCAAATGACGACTTGGAGATAAACCACCGTGCGAACAGCGACAGTTACTACGACATGAAACTTAGGGAAAGACTCAGAAACAGCTTCCTCAATGAGAAATACAAGAATCCGCTATACGATAATAGACCAAGAAACGTATTTGCATCCCCAACGTACATCAATAATGACCATTTCCCCAATGAAAGGCAACCTTCGAGCAGGGAGAACCTCCGTTACACGTCATCGTATAGACTACCATCGCCCCCGCCTGTGTCTTACAGCCGAGCTGTAGAAGAGGAGAGCACGTCCAATTTGTTGAGCATGTCGTGA
- the KNAG0J01410 gene encoding protein-tyrosine phosphatase (similar to Saccharomyces cerevisiae PTP2 (YOR208W); ancestral locus Anc_8.623) produces MGSHPNLSLSGLIPQRPSMEGGNNPSISVPPPLQRNQNEFVSLNSDEFRIENLKHCTDIPLKIPHDKGGNKLLRQFDNAVCGKVTDDNNILILDISSNGPALPSSFVISSLPSTLTRLLGSSKLGDASLPSPVQLLSSDINNHIHRIHLVLPSTLLRRPRFKFENMLLTTLTKEKIDNLMNVIDKCSTYIVFDEDSTFEKCSRRTHSLLTKFTDYISRKYPTAHKEFILLSPSKDGEELGLNGKDLKDATSKVQKFNLTVNIPSEASKKMFIQSIKKDAVHYSPTSLKRYFSFDIPDTLEVSDRSLPTWLKPFTERGKEFDILLLIMRQFELLETLENERLSKCLSDENARISSNSSKKRNGGAASSSLGKIYSLTHLQKRFKRQHRKWNYSQISLQKQMSSASISNSGNPSKGKEGEKTQNSSSKLKLQPLIVSSDDNSNCQEGSPCTDNSATSEPLLTPLDNYEVSQGICSFNKNRYSNILPYEHSRVKLHKSPMDLMNEDGPGYNSDTSSKKSSDGDSQTTFNFKRRRNSSCTSSFAKENGRNDTTTEEGNASSPTILESNIHQPNLPTAHNPHKFESGKIFKPKTDEDREQFNDYFNANYLSIPQINGDYKYVATQAPLPSTIDDFWNVIIFNKIRTIISLNSDNELEMRKWDIYWNNNDEREYMINVIETMKDICGLNGCTLRVFQVSKKNSRKYLLVYQLQYTKWLDSCSIDMESILQLFKIKDKLQDDPLRFLKQSELSTSLNIEKMTELHTSIDNYSVSQPKNEDSLILIHCSAGCGRTGVFITLDFLINILTPTKNKSNRVDVWNMKTDFIFIIVNELRKQRLSMVQNLSQYITCYQSILKYFALLKDDQMHNNTSNI; encoded by the coding sequence ATGGGTTCTCATCCGAATTTAAGTTTATCGGGACTGATACCACAGAGGCCTAGCATGGAAGGGGGCAATAACCCAAGCATTTCTGTACCACCacctcttcaaagaaatcagAACGAGTTTGTAAGTTTAAACTCTGATGAGTTCCGcattgaaaatttgaaacaCTGTACAGACATCCCACTGAAAATACCGCATGACAAAGGGGGTAACAAACTGTTAAGACAGTTTGACAACGCTGTTTGTGGGAAAGTAACCGATGATAACAACATCTTGATACTGGACATTTCCTCTAATGGGCCTGCATTGCCCAGTTCATTTGTGATTTCGTCACTACCGTCCACACTGACCCGACTGTTGGGGTCCTCAAAGCTAGGAGACGCTTCATTGCCTTCACCAGTCCAGCTGTTGTCTTCAGATATAAACAACCATATTCATCGAATACACCTCGTATTACCCAGCACGCTTTTAAGAAGACCTAGATTCAAATTCGAAAACATGCTTCTCACCACTTTgacaaaggaaaaaattgatAATTTGATGAATGTTATCGACAAATGCAGCACATACATCGTCTTCGATGAGGACAGCACGTTTGAGAAATGTTCAAGGAGGACACATTCATTGCTGACTAAATTTACAGACTACATTTCCAGAAAGTATCCCACAGCCCATAAAGAATTTATTCTTTTGTCGCCAAGCAAAGATGGTGAAGAACTCGGTCTAAATGGAAAAGATCTGAAGGACGCGACCTCAAAAGTacaaaaattcaacttGACGGTAAATATTCCCTCAGAGGCCTCCAAGAAAATGTTTATCCAATCAATTAAAAAGGATGCAGTGCATTATTCGCCaacatctttgaagaggTATTTTAGCTTCGATATACCGGATACTCTAGAAGTTTCTGATCGCTCTCTACCCACTTGGTTGAAACCCTTCACCGAGAGGGGGAAAGAATTTGACATTTTACTTCTTATCATGAGACAATTTGAACTCTTGgaaactttggaaaatgaaagaCTGTCCAAATGCCTCTCTGACGAAAATGCGAGAATATCCTCGAACTcatcaaagaaaagaaacggGGGAGCTGCCTCAAGCTCATTGGGGAAGATATATTCTTTAACACATTTGCAAAAAAGGTTCAAAAGACAACACCGTAAATGGAATTACAGTCAAATATCTTTGCAGAAACAAATGTCGTCTGCGTCTATCTCGAATTCTGGGAATCCTTCAAAGGGGAAGGAAGGCGAGAAAACACAAAACTCAAGCTCCAAATTAAAACTCCAACCTTTGATAGTATCAAGTGATGACAATTCTAATTGTCAAGAAGGTTCACCTTGCACGGATAATAGCGCAACGAGCGAACCACTACTGACACCACTGGACAACTACGAGGTCTCACAAGGGATCTGTTCTTTCAATAAAAACAGATACTCAAATATCCTACCTTACGAGCACTCTAGGGTCAAATTGCATAAGTCGCCTATGGACTTAATGAACGAGGACGGACCGGGATACAACAGTGATACCTCCTCCAAAAAATCTAGCGATGGGGATTCCCAGACAACGtttaatttcaaaagaagaagaaactcttCTTGCACATCGTCGTTTGCGAAAGAAAATGGTCGAAATGATACAACTACAGAAGAGGGCAATGCCAGTTCTCCTACAATCCTGGAAAGCAATATTCATCAGCCCAATTTACCTACTGCCCACAATCCGCATAAATTTGAGTCAGGCAAAATCTTTAAACCCAAAACGGATGAAGATAGGGAGCAATTTAACGACTACTTCAATGCGAATTACCTAAGCATCCCACAGATCAATGGCGACTACAAGTATGTTGCTACACAGGCACCGTTACCTTCTACAATAGACGACTTCTGGAATGTGATAATATTTAACAAGATTCGCACTATTATATCCCTGAACTCTGACAATGAGCTGGAGATGAGAAAGTGGGATATATAttggaacaacaacgatGAGAGGGAATATATGATAAATGTTATCGAGACTATGAAGGATATATGTGGTTTAAACGGGTGTACATTGAGAGTCTTTCAAGTGTCCAAGAAGaattcaagaaaatatctACTTGTCTATCAATTGCAGTACACAAAATGGCTAGACTCTTGCAGTATTGACATGGAAAGCATTTTacaattgttcaaaatcAAGGACAAATTACAGGACGATCCTTTAAGGTTTCTGAAACAGTCAGAGCTCTCAACTTCCCTGAATATCGAAAAAATGACTGAATTGCATACTTCAATTGACAATTACAGCGTCAGTCAGCCCAAAAATGAAGATTCATTGATATTGATCCACTGCTCTGCGGGATGTGGCAGGACTGGGGTGTTCATTACCTTGGACTTCTTAATCAATATCCTTACTCCGACAAAAAACAAGTCTAACAGAGTCGACGTTTGGAACATGAAAACagattttattttcattATTGTGAACGAGTTACGAAAACAGCGTCTATCCATGGTTCAAAATTTAAGCCAGTACATCACTTGCTACCAATCAATTTTGAAGTATTTCGCTCTGCTCAAGGATGATCAGATGCACAACAATACTTCCAACATATAA
- the KAP120 gene encoding karyopherin KAP120 (similar to Saccharomyces cerevisiae KAP120 (YPL125W); ancestral locus Anc_8.624), with translation MANRESTLTEINVIQTLEQASNPQHAGSEVQRLAETQLKEWEIQSGFHYILQTIYLDLSNPLQVRWLAVIQFKNGIERYWRSTRVNAIRKDEKASIRARLFDLIDEQNNQLCIQNAQATSKIARLDFPAEWPNLFELLEKLLENDHIRRDDIKVYNIMTHVNQIIKILGTARIGRCKPAMQSKVPLIFSLIVRIYLHSFDKWTASSSASNSSFDLATLQVSYLTLKVLRRIVCEGYERPEKDEPVCEFVRITVGHLELLLSRQESLGHLEAYEKFIKCFGKLYYTLVTESPATFILLPCSVQILICYTKLLFEKAPVVYTENSDVSGDFWEHVAIRGFLILKRVLNFVKKKGAITLKARNDKQSVELAVSKINSDFLNEALVKRLVDILVDSYLKLRPVELESWFCDPEEWMNEQLVTSFEYQIRPCAENFFQDLIVSFPELLVPYLLNKIENEAGSLTNSLDDFLKKDAIYASFQLSAPAVGEMVDFDRLLTTVFLPDASNSNSGDEQLYQKVVKRRISLIINEWSVIKCSDESKVLCFRFLSDLLMTEQDQVVQLTAIQSLRTMVDDWNFNKTLFEPYLNTITTVLLRKILPTVSLTETRLYVLNTLTDVIIQTKPLINNDLLIEILQVVPKLWEISTENASESILSNALLRLIRHVVLSLGDKSFLTWEIALPIVAISCNPSSSHYSLLNEDGFELWSALLQNFSTKEAKYDNNFTKLLPFLEHAVETRTEILPTLLDIVKSYALVLPVGDFLSSDTFFKIFSLMSSHLLKLREDSFQILLEIWELLLLSNESNYESLLIPKFYQSGILFALFDAIFKQDQLSTYQCGQIFQIVARLSYVNPDTLIKTLSNYHQNIPNSQENLQLPEVDRRVVFSDMAFDDLIQRFISIWVVCFKDIYDPKFKKIHILGLSSLLRTKMLVVLSDFEAILALWIEMLEEINEANGGDCEKYHLNDIVTEQSVAIFPLTSEQYRQHELSKNTDPVHNIGLKEFIEQTMRFLENFLGANEYSTFLSRINPALLESLSYFCQSVLDTYNDIGSREFYLLVGSVI, from the coding sequence ATGGCCAACCGTGAATCCACCTTGACAGAGATAAATGTCATACAAACTTTAGAACAAGCTAGTAACCCGCAACATGCGGGTTCTGAAGTTCAACGATTGGCAGAAACACAGCTGAAAGAGTGGGAGATCCAGAGTGGTTTCCATTACATTCTCCAAACCATCTATCTGGACCTATCTAACCCCCTGCAAGTGAGATGGTTAGCGGTAATTCAATTTAAAAACGGTATTGAGAGGTATTGGAGATCCACAAGAGTGAACGCCATAAGGAAAGATGAAAAAGCATCGATCAGAGCAAGATTGTTTGACCTTATCGATGAACAGAACAATCAACTATGCATTCAAAACGCACAGGCAACGTCCAAAATTGCCAGACTTGATTTTCCCGCAGAATGGCCTAACCTTTTTGAGCTCCTGGAAAAGCTGCTGGAGAACGATCACATAAGAAGAGATGACATTAAGGTCTACAACATTATGACGCATGTCAACCAAATAATAAAGATTCTGGGCACTGCGAGGATTGGGAGATGCAAACCTGCCATGCAGAGCAAAGTCCCTTTAATTTTCTCTCTCATTGTGAGAATATATTTGCATTCCTTTGATAAGTGGACAGCCTCATCGTCAGCGTCGAATTCCTCATTCGATCTTGCCACGTTACAGGTGTCATATCTTACATTGAAGGTCTTAAGAAGAATAGTTTGTGAGGGCTATGAAAGACCAGAGAAGGACGAACCTGTGTGTGAGTTTGTCAGGATTACTGTGGGGCATTTAGAGCTACTGCTTTCTAGGCAAGAAAGCCTGGGTCATCTTGAAGCCTATGAAAAATTCATCAAATGCTTTGGTAAATTGTACTACACACTCGTGACTGAATCACCAGCAACTTTCATCCTGCTACCTTGTTCAGTTCAAATTTTGATTTGTTATACCAAGCTACTATTTGAAAAGGCACCTGTAGTTTACACAGAGAACTCGGATGTTTCTGGTGACTTTTGGGAACACGTTGCGATCAGAGGATTTTTGATACTTAAGAGAGTCTTGAATTTTgtgaaaaagaagggaGCGATCACCTTAAAAGCTAGAAACGATAAACAGAGTGTGGAACTGGCGGTCAGCAAAATCAATTCTGATTTCTTAAATGAAGCATTGGTGAAGCGTTTAGTCGATATCCTGGTCGATTCGTATTTGAAGCTGAGACCCGTTGAGCTTGAAAGTTGGTTCTGTGATCCAGAAGAGTGGATGAATGAACAGTTGGTGACGAGCTTTGAATACCAAATTAGGCCCTGTGCAGAGAATTTTTTCCAAGATTTAATTGTCTCATTTCCTGAACTCTTAGTCCCATatttgttgaacaagattGAAAACGAGGCAGGCTCTTTGACAAACAGTTTGGATgattttttaaaaaagGATGCCATATATGCTAGTTTCCAATTAAGTGCCCCAGCTGTGGGTGAAATGGTCGATTTTGATAGACTTCTAACAACTGTATTTTTACCTGATGCCTCTAACAGCAATTCCGGTGATGAGCAATTATACCAAAAGGTGGTTAAAAGGAGAATATCCTTGATTATCAATGAATGGTCTGTCATCAAATGCTCAGATGAAAGTAAAGTTCTATGTTTTAGGTTTTTAAGTGATCTGCTCATGACAGAGCAAGACCAGGTTGTGCAGTTAACAGCAATACAGTCGTTAAGAACAATGGTTGACGATTGGAATTTCAACAAAACATTATTTGAACCATATCTGAATACAATTACAACGGTACTCCTGAGAAAAATACTTCCTACTGTTTCTCTCACTGAGACAAGACTCTACGTGTTGAATACTTTAACGGATGTTATCATTCAAACAAAACCACTAATTAATAACGATCTTCTGATTGAGATTCTGCAAGTTGTACCGAAACTGTGGGAAATATCCACCGAGAATGCATCAGAATCAATACTGTCCAATGCTCTGTTGAGGTTGATTCGGCACGTCGTTCTTTCCCTTGGTGATAAATCGTTCCTAACATGGGAAATTGCCTTGCCAATTGTTGCGATTTCATGCAATCCTTCATCTTCGCATTATTCGTTATTGAACGAGGACGGCTTTGAATTGTGGAGTGCTCTTTTACAAAACTTCTCTACAAAGGAGGCGAAATATGATAATAATTTCACCAAGCTTCTACCTTTTCTGGAACATGCTGTCGAAACGAGAACAGAGATTCTCCCAACATTACTAGACATTGTTAAGAGCTATGCGTTGGTACTTCCCGTAGGCGACTTTCTCTCGTCAGAtacatttttcaagattttTTCCCTTATGTCTTCCCATTTGTTGAAACTAAGAGAAGACTCTTTCCaaattcttcttgaaatttgGGAACTCCTGCTTCTGTCAAATGAGTCCAACTATGAAAGCTTACTGATCCCAAAGTTTTACCAATCCGGCATACTTTTCGCGTTGTTTGATGCTATTTTCAAACAAGACCAACTATCCACATACCAGTGCGGGCAGATCTTCCAAATTGTGGCACGACTAAGTTATGTCAATCCGGACACGTTGATCAAAACACTCTCCAATTATCATCAAAACATACCAAACTCACAGGAAAACTTGCAGCTTCCTGAAGTTGATAGGAGAGTTGTCTTCTCAGACATGGCATTTGATGATTTGATTCAAAGATTTATCTCCATTTGGGTCGTTtgtttcaaagatatttACGATCcgaaattcaaaaagattcaTATCTTAGGGCTCTCCAGTTTACTAAGAACTAAAATGCTAGTAGTATTAAGCGATTTTGAGGCAATCTTGGCGTTGTGGATTGAGATGCTGGAGGAGATCAATGAGGCGAATGGCGGTGACTGTGAAAAGTACCATTTGAATGACATTGTCACAGAGCAATCAGTTGCTATTTTCCCATTGACTTCTGAACAGTATAGACAACATGAGCTGTCAAAAAACACTGATCCTGTTCATAACATAGGTCTGAAGGAATTCATTGAGCAGACAATGAGATTCTTGGAGAACTTTCTAGGAGCGAACGAATATAGTACCTTCTTATCTAGAATCAACCCTGCGTTGTTAGAATCCTTGAGCTATTTCTGTCAATCCGTTCTTGATACGTATAATGATATAGGAAGTCGCGAATTTTATCTTTTAGTTGGATCAGTTATATAA
- the NPT1 gene encoding nicotinate phosphoribosyltransferase (similar to Saccharomyces cerevisiae NPT1 (YOR209C); ancestral locus Anc_8.625), producing MSEPVIKSLLDTDMYKVTMHAAVVTNFPKVEVVYKYTNRSSDLTFNEEAVLWLKEQISYLGDLTFTDEEVEYLAREIPYLPQKYLEYIKTSEVKLRPSEQINFSVEDVEGRPGRLNINLLIKGLWKDTILYEIPLLALVSEAYFKFVDTDWNYDGQREKASAKARELFKNKLAFSEFGSRRRRSYETQTLVMQGIMDVVQENPEEYTKLFLGSSNVLMAKMNGVKPVGTVAHEWFMGIASITQDYIHANKASMDYWINTFGPKNAGLALTDTFGTDDFLKSFYPPYSDAYVGVRQDSGDPQKYTEKIAHHYHDVLGLPKFSKVVCFSDSLSVDKAIQYAKCAHENGMLASFGIGTNFTNDFYLATNPHIKSEPLNIVVKLREVAGNPAIKISDNLGKNMGDPKTVKKVKEELGYVERTWAGDNEAHRWAA from the coding sequence ATGTCTGAACCAGTAATAAAGTCCCTTCTGGACACTGACATGTATAAGGTGACTATGCACGCTGCTGTCGTGACAAATTTTCCCAAAGTGGAAGTTGTCTACAAATATACGAATAGGTCCAGTGATTTAACATTCAATGAAGAGGCAGTTTTGTGGTTAAAGGAGCAGATCAGCTATTTAGGCGATCTAACCTTTACCGATGAGGAGGTGGAATACTTGGCAAGAGAGATTCCTTACTTGCCCCAAAAATATTTAGAGTACATCAAGACCAGCGAAGTGAAATTACGTCCCTCTGAGCAAATCAATTTTTCCGTGGAAGATGTGGAAGGTAGGCCAGGCCGTTTAAATATCAATCTTTTGATCAAGGGCCTGTGGAAGGATACCATTCTGTATGAAATCCCGCTATTGGCTTTGGTCTCTGAGGCttatttcaaatttgtcGACACGGATTGGAACTATGATGGCCAGCGTGAAAAGGCAAGTGCGAAGGCTAGGGagcttttcaaaaataaactgGCCTTCAGCGAATTTGGTAGTAGACGCCGCAGATCGTATGAAACGCAGACGCTGGTCATGCAGGGTATTATGGATGTTGTTCAAGAGAACCCAGAAGAATACACCAAGTTATTTTTAGGGTCCTCCAATGTTCTTATGGCTAAAATGAATGGTGTCAAGCCAGTTGGTACCGTCGCCCACGAATGGTTCATGGGTATTGCCTCAATCACTCAGGACTACATTCATGCAAACAAGGCTTCTATGGATTACTGGATCAATACTTTTGGTCCTAAAAATGCGGGCCTGGCATTGACGGACACTTTCGGTACAgacgattttttgaagtcgTTCTACCCGCCATACTCTGATGCTTACGTCGGGGTCAGACAGGATTCTGGTGATCCACAGAAATACACAGAGAAGATCGCGCACCACTACCATGATGTACTGGGTTTGCCCAAATTTTCTAAAGTTGTCTGCTTCTCAGACTCACTTAGTGTTGACAAAGCCATTCAATATGCCAAATGTGCTCACGAAAACGGAATGCTTGCCTCGTTTGGTATCGGGACCAACTTTACCAACGACTTCTACCTAGCAACTAACCCCCATATTAAGAGTGAGCCTTTGAATATTGTTGTTAAATTACGGGAGGTCGCCGGCAACCCAGCGATCAAAATATCTGATAACCTGGGCAAGAATATGGGCGACCCGAAAACGGTCAAAAAAGTCAAGGAGGAGCTAGGTTACGTGGAAAGAACTTGGGCTGGTGATAATGAAGCTCATAGATGGGCTGCCTAG